From the genome of Platichthys flesus chromosome 10, fPlaFle2.1, whole genome shotgun sequence:
cCATACATACAAACagtcttctctttctctccctgagcCCTTTTATGCTCAGGCTTTTAGACAGACTACCAAGCAGCGACTAAAATACAACTGCATCAAAGTAGAAAAATCAAAACCAGTGTATTCCTATTGTTTAACGTCTCCATCATTTAACTGCAGCAGTGCACCAGTGTGAAACCacgtttgaaaaaaaaggaacagacTGTAGCCATGTTTTCCTGCTCCATCAAAACGCTTTGGTGGCAAGGCTCAGCCTAGCACCTGCCTGATGCAGTTACCATAGTTACCATGCTCCATTTTCTCCCCATCGCTTGCTGGGAGATGGAGGAAGGGATGGGCcgacaaaagaagaagaagaagaggaggagggagggagggatgagggggGTTGAAGAGTGTTTCCTTTGGGAATGGTGAGATTCATTTTGCTCAATCTGGGGAATCAGACACACATAATGTCTCTCTACACACATGAAGACAGCCACTCCCTTTATTGTGGAGCACAAAAGGACAAATGCAGGCTGGACACAAGACCGGTCTGTTATCACGTCTGACTCAACACATGGGAAAAGAGTGATAAATAAAGGGATAAAAAACAATCACTGATTGTAGTAGATCACAAACTTAAATTGTGATGAAGTTGTAATCAGATTTGTGACTGTTTAAGCtgccaattttttttaagtacatgACCATAGGGTTGACATTTGTAATAAGGCACCAAATATACAAAACGCAAATTGACATTGGTAATTTGCTCAACATCATAGATAGAatcaggacacaaacacatcctgaACACAATCAGCACATACAGAGCAGGTCCGAATACGGATTGTTCTTCTATGACATTCAGCATGAACACCCCCGAGCGAGATCCAGAGCAAACGATCAACTCCAGTGACAATGATATGATTCCCCCTCCTACTTTTCTGTAGTGAAACTAGTTTAGCCTGACCTCATTAAATCACTGCAGACGTCCATGTGGCCTCAAACCAGCCGTCACAGTGAGCAAACATGCACCAAGACTTTAAAAGCTGGGATTCAcactaaataaatgaaacttGCTCATTTCCGCTTCATCGTGGATtcaaatgtataatttataattaCAGGTatggttttaatttttttaaatgatgtgagTTTCTCCTTTGCTATTAAGGCATGAATGATTGCCAGATTTTCCAAACAGATACTGTATAtatcagaaaatacaaaatctgaAAAGCAGTGAATGGAGCTAGTAACAAAAACAATTTTACTAGTTGTAAAAATGCATCATAATCTTTAAGAGTGAGTATAAATACAGCTCTATGAACAATTACAAAGTTTGATTCTGCCACATCACAATGAAACATCCCCTGAAATCTATAAACTTCTGACTAGACGAGTTTTGCAGCGGCCAAATAATATTTATCTAATTATCTGTGATGCTTGTGACACTATGACATCATTCTACTGATTTAGAACTTCACTTAATTGATGAACACACTGCAGAGAAGAGCATAGAGATGCTATGTGACATACTGATTCCTAAAAATGTGATTACAAGCATGCCTTATTTCTGGACATCTCTGCCCTGTTGTTGATAACTCCTGAGGTATTTGGCAGTGAGTCAGTTCTGTGCATGTGCAATGAGAATGACTAAACAAAAATGCCTACAGCTTCAGGGTGGTGTAGAAAAAAGTGCAATGAGTGAATGTGCCCATTGTCATCCGGCCCTGTCCTGTCTCAGCTTAAAATGATGCGTTCCTAATGTCATGGACAGATAAAGCATCACATTACATAGTCTTAGGCCAGAGGAAATGGATAATGAATCAGTGAACTGATGACAAAACTTGGTTTGTTATTAATCATTATCAGTGACTGCTGAGATACACAGTCTCTGCTGGGACACAATAAATGGACCAATCGATCCCACTTTTCCTGCTTCACACTGAAGAAGACGGCTAATAAACCACAACCAGTGTGGAGGAAGGGACGCCATTTTCTCTCTTGTCCACTTCGCCGAAGCCCTCAGTGTCCTAGAAACACACAGACGGAGGATACTCTTCTCGCGGCCCAGTCTCCAGAAGGTGCTATGGGAGCCGAGGAGATTGGGCTGATGTAATCAGAATGGGTGTGCCCAGGTTACCATGGAGAGAGAGTGTCAGTGCCGCCCGGATGCTGCGACTGCCTCACTACACAAAAGCAGAGCATACGCCATATAAAATCAGCTCGGCAGCAAATGTGATATTTAGGCGATAACAATGACATGCCTTAGTCCGCAACACTGGTGTCCGTGTTAACATGCAGCCAAAACAGAGGGCTCTCAGCAAGCTGGTGTGAATGAGCTCATTTTCCCAAACAGCCCCAGCGTCTCTAACCTCTAACATGCAGCAGAAAGGATCTGTCATAAGGGCGTGTCTATGTGATAGGAGGAGCAGGTACACACTGCTGACTTGACAATTACAATTAcataaaaaatgaagaaaacacacacacacaagacaacaaACGTAATAGTTTCATGAACATGTAACCCACATGCAGGATAGATAACGGTGCATCTCTCacagccacaacacacacacagacgataGATGAGTGAGATCAACACAGTAAACACGTCAGTACCCTGGcccctccagctgctccaggagCACTCCTTCTTGGTCACGTCTGCCGTGGCCTGCATGCTGGTGATCGCTTATGTCCCTGCTCtctcttgtctgtctgtctgtggtctcCGTGTTCTTCTTCGTGTCCCTCTCCCTGTAGCACCgactcactcactcatcccAGATAGGCATGAATGGTCGAAAAAGGGACGCgggagagaggatgagatgacagagcgggagggagggagggagaaaaaaggtTTCCAAGGTGCTGCCGGCACGCGGAGCAGGCAGACTGATGCTGTGGAGCGTCGCTGGTTGGAACAGAAAGAGGCGGATGGGGGGAGAAAGTGCGtatatgtctgtgtgcgtgtgtgtgtgtgtgtgtgtgtgctgggggaggaggatggggagTCAGAACGTAAACACCACACCACAGTCCCCGCTGCAGCAAACCATCCGTGCAATGATTGAGCCTAGGGGGGGAATCAGAGGGTGGGGGGTGATTGTCGGAGGATAAGCTTTTTTCATGAAAGGGAAGGTCCACTAACTTTCACAATAACAGACCTAACAGAGCCTCAGACATGACTGGGGATAGTGGGGGTCCAAGTGGTGGGAGGGTTGTCCCACACATGCTGTGATGAGACATCAAAGCAGGAGGATGCATTGTCATATATAATCTAACGTGCTGTGCTGACGTTCTGTGCAGCTTGTTAGAGTATTTGGTGTATTGAGTAATACAGGCTATAAACGCTTGACATAATAGCATCTTTAAAAAGTCTGACATCATGTTTCCATAGCTGTGTTTTCTGGAGGCTGAACGTTGCCTGACTTGAGACCATGCTGCTACTGAGAAGTATGGCAAGCATCCAGCTCTGTtgtttttgaaattatttttatgttttagatGCAAGGTTGTAGCCAGAGATTCAAATAGCAATTTCCACTATGACCACGGGTAAATGACAAGGCAAAGTGCCGGGGCTTTAATAATTCATGTGGAGAGACACAATGCATTACAGCACAATGCTGCTCATTTAGTGCCtcctggatgtgtttgtgctttatGGTTTACCCCctagaatatatatttttgatgaAAATGGGGCAGTGAAAAAAGACAAGAGTGATGAAGGATGCTCAGAAGCTAATGGCAAAAAGGAAAGAGCACAGTCACTGTGGTGTCAGCACTGAGCCGGATATAATTCCTGTttagattgggggggggggcataacgTCATTGTTCAGTCCGTCTGCCCCCCCACAGACTGCCACACCTCACACCTTCTGCTCGGCGCAGACTTCACAGGCCGAAATGCCAAAACCCACCATGAGGACAGAAAAACATCTCCCTGAACCATACTGAACATGCTCCCCATCGCTGTTTCTATGGCAACTGGCATGGAAGTGCACAGGCAGTGGAAAACAATATATGCCAGTGTTCAATTGGAACCACAATGACAAAGGTGCCctgcgccatctagtggtgaagaaAGAGTACACGTGACCTGCTTTTTGGCATTTCGAGAACCTTCTCACACGTAAACAAAACAAGAGGTTACATGATAAATCATGACAGCTTGAATAACTGTTCAGTTTACATTTATAACTGAAACTGACCAGGGTGCATCAATAGCAAGTGTTGGGGGACATACACCACAGAGGAACCAATGTAAACAACATGTATGAACGTGTCATTTCTTTACAACCTGTGTttctgtataataataatacgatATAGCCTTCATATCCCCTATGTAAGAGCGTGTCCCAATTCTAAATTCATGAGATTATGTAAACCCACTGTTTACAAGGTCAGAGAGAACAGACAACAGAAGCTAAAATACCTATGGCAGCATCGTGTGCATTAACTCCTGCTGACGGCTAATCTGTTTTATCTAATTACAGAATGATAACAAGTGATGTAAGACGTCAGATGCTCTCCAGAAGCTGAACAAGCTTTCCTGACAAAAAACGGCAATTTGATAGTTTGTGCTGTTTCCATTAAAAGCAGAAAGTAATGTTTGGGTTGGACAGATTAGCTGTTGGGTCTCACACATCTTGATTTGCCAAACATGTGAATCAATGCATCCTCAatccaatttctttttttttgtaacataCCACCAGGGGGAAGCAGACCTCAGGAAGGCCCAACACAAGCACTTCCCACCCTCCACGTAAACACTCAGCAGTGGAAtatcctcccctctctctctggctctctctcgctcacttaGCAATCCTTTCAACTTTCCCAGCCTTgtcaacacaacagcacaacatGCAGGTAGATCCCATGCAGGAAATAACACAAGTAGCACGTTAGTAATTTGCTGTCAATAATCTCTTGATAATGTTTTTTCTGATGGGTCAGgtttcaaacacaaatacacatgcgGTACCTTTTCCACTTGGGGATGATGACACATCGGCAGACACAATGCTACCTGCTCCTTAAACTGACCACACTAATTCTGGGAAACCACAACTCAAGATGGCTGCCGATAAGCAGAGATGACACCGCTGCAACTATGAAGAGATCACAGACATGATTTCTGATGCCCTGATGTTTTTACAAAAATGCAGTAGCAatgttttttcatatatttttggCCTAAAAATAACTATGTATCCCTTAGAAAAGCGTTCTGGGGGAAAGAGGGTGATAAGATTTATAGAACTaacctttttgtttgttaaaacgAACTGGAAACACTGATGCCCCAGGTTTTTCTTGGTCTTCTTTCCCTTCAGTGGTGCGCTTGTGCATGTCGTCCTGAACGGGCTTCTCCAGTCGCACCTCTGGGGGTACAGCGGCAGTTGGGGGCTTGGGCTTGCTGGAGCGATCCTCATCTGATTTCATTTGGGTCTTGACCTTTTCTGTGACCAGGGACTCTGCTGGCACGGCCTCAGCGGCGCTGTGGGGAGGGACAGTGCTGGGAACTAGGGGAGAGGCAGGGGTCACACCCTGTTTGGGGCCACTGATGCCCTGCTCTCTCTTTGGGCTCTCCTCTGACGCAGACTCGATGAAGAGGTCACTGTCgagctctgcctctctctcctctctcagaaTGCTGTAGGCTGTGGGAGGAGCGTGGTTGCCTGCCAGGCCGAAACCCCCCTTGGCGACCGGGGGATTGTCAAAGGGGTTGTTAGGCTGGCTGAAAGCACCCTTGCTTTTAGGTGGCTGGGCAAATGGGTTACCACTGGCCTTGGGAGGCTCCTCAGACACCAGCTCGATCTCTGAGTCTCCAGACTCTGCACTGCTGCCATCGGGCTCCCTGTTGCCAGCCTTTATGCCGGGGCTGCTTTTGGAAGCTGCAGGCTTCACTGCGTCAGCCTTGAACATGTCATGGGAAGAGAATTCTTTTTCTGTTCAAAGAGAACGGCGGAGAAAAGTGGCTGTTAGTATTCAATCACATTACAAATCCAGACATATGTCTAGAATTAACACAACCATCCTCCTACTAATAAAGTTGACTTCATCAGGAGTAAAAATAATCTTCGCTCACTTCGCTTTGTTTCAGTTTATATTCTGTATAACTTTTAGCACATGGTGGCTTATGTCAGCCATTGTAGTGAGTTAGAGTTAGTAATTTTGGTATAACTGTCATTTCTGAGGATTTCAAACATAACTCCTGCTTCTATATCTGACCGCATGACAGggcattatgtgtgtgtgtgtgtgtgtgcgtgcatgcgtgtgtgtggacAAGTCAAGGTATTACTCATGCCCTCTGGAACTCCATCTGCTTTGATAGTCAaattatggggacttgtcttccctGTGTTCTACAAAAAGCAAGTCTCTAGTATCATTACCTTTTTAAGACATGTGATGGGTTAAGGTTTAGGTTAAGACTAGGGTAGTTTACGTAAGTAGTAGCCGTGGTTAAGGTTATAGTAAGGAAATCAGGAAATCAATGCAAGAAGATAATGTCAgtaaggtctgtgtgtgtgtgtgtgtgtgtgtgtgcgtgtgtgcgtgtgcgtgtgcctgtgccTGTGCGTGCTATGCCTACGTGTTGGTGAAGCATTGGGAGTGGAAGCAGGGCTCTCGTCCTCAGGCTCTGATAGTGTAACAGTGGGAACCCCCTGCAAGCCCACACTCAGGACGTTTTCACGCTCGGACACACTGACTGCAGGAGGACGCTGCTGTGGCTCGGCCGGAGGCTGGGACTCGGTCAGGGTGATCTTCACTGGGCTGGCTGTTTGGGGGGTGCCGCCTAGGTTACGGTAGGAGCGGTAATCTGACAGCTCTTCATCAGAGTGCTCCTCCACGTACGGGAAAGATTGAGAGCCCAGCGCCGGACCTAGTTtaccctcttcctcttcatcctcttcatcctcttcatcctcatctcctcctgggTAGTTGTCCATGTAGCTTCCCAGCAAGTCACGGCCAGGCAGGCTTGTGTCCACCAGGCTGTGCGGAGGCACCTGGTGCTGCTCATGGCGCTCATCTCCGTGGCTGATGTCCATGTAGTTGTAGGATTCCGTCTTATCGGAGCCCATCAGAGAATTTGGAAAGTCATCaaccaggtcagaggtcatcttGGTGTTGGAGCTGAAGCTGTAGGTGTCACTGGAGAAGTCATTCAGGGCAGAGGAGCCTGTGGAGGACTTGGAGGGCTTCAAATCTTCTGACAGGTAAGAGGACTCCCGGCTCGACACGATGCTCTGATTGGACAGCAGGGACGTGTAGACATCGCCGTCATCGTTCATAGGCTTCCTGAACAGGCCAGACATGGGGTCATCTGCAAAGAGGGAAACATGTGACACTTGGTGAGAATAAGCACAAAAGACGATGGCAGCACCCTGCGTCACacgatcagatcagatcagccTGTGCCTGAGCAgtttgattaatgaaaacatttgtgtaaACAAGGCGATGTCTGAGCTGGCGCTGCTGCCAGGGTGAGGGGCTGTGGCACTGAGCGCAGCACAGACAGGCTGGGTGCCTGGCTGTGCAGATCAGTGAGGCAGCAGTAACAGAGGGTACTTGTATCCGCTGTGGGACAAAGGAGGATTGTTCAAACCCCGAAAAATTCATAGTGCCACAACCAGAGTCTGTTCTGAATCAGGCAGGCAAAGAGCTGCCTGCAGTCACATCAGTAATCCGGCATCTCCCCTGACAATTCACATGCAACATTTAACATATGAAGAATATGGTTTATGTACAAGCTGTTGTAAACTCTAAATGGGTTAAGCTCAGCTAGGCTAGGCTAACAAAACTGTGCAATGatacatattataaatattttataacacTGCGTGTTAACTGCATGctggcactcacacacatacaaaactaaaataataataataacaattacaGTGTAAATGgcgttttaaaaaaacatttgagaacTAAAACTCTGTGTATGTCCGCTGCTATGAAATATCACTCCACATCTCACtgaattatttgtttgtgctgcagagacacagtaAAGCTGCTCACATTACACATGACTTGCAAAACAGGAAGATGCTGTGATAGGACAGTTATTTTAAACCATCAGGTCAGAAGTCTTTTCATCCTTTCAACTAAAAAACCTCTTCAAGATcttccatgaaaaaaaaaactataacacccacacacaaacacaagctgtcTGATATCTGATGTTGACATATCTGTTGTGCTGTGTACAAATCCGAATTCACACTTCCACAGTCTGAGCTCCTGCTCCTTTTCTCCTTCCCAGCTTCTCCCCGGGCAGTGGTGCTGCTATAAATAGTTCATGTCCAGCTGCTGGACTGGATATGGGGTGAGATTTTAAAATAGCAGCCTGGGGGTTAGCTCTGGAGGATGCAGAGTGACAGAACATCCAACAGGTCAGGACGTCCCGTCCCTCCCTTCgcttcctctagaaggtcccaCCACCCTTTCCTCCTGCTGTCCTTCCTGCTGCACCCTCAGTCATTAACAATACATCATACTGCAGTACAATCACAGCACGGCTGACTGGGACACAGGAGGAGGGGTGACGTGACATGGAGGACAAGCAAGGCCCAAAATGCTCTTGAGCTTTCGGTGAACTCATTTTCAATATAGGATAACAATATATTGGATCAGTCTATGGATCCGATGCAACATAGATGGGCAGCTGTTGAAGTGCAGTTCAGTGACACGAGTGCCCTTGATGTGCTGCTAAAGCAAACCGCTGTATAATCCTCTTAGAGTACTACCATCGCCTAGGTCCCGTCAGCCATCACCCTGGCAACACCATCATAATCTAACACTGATTCACTGCACAAATACCTAGTGTGCAGATGTGGGAAGCACTCAGAGCCACTACAAACTGTGAACAGAGTTGCTCTCTGGCAGCACACCCCCTCCATGCAACAACACAGATAAACTCACCAGCCGCAGCATAAGGCATCAATTAACAGGCCGGGGTGTTTGACGTTAACAGCCACAATGACGCTGCTGAGATGCTTGACAAAGTTGTTGAGGTTGATGGAATTGTGTACGTGCTGATAAGGCATTGCACCCGAtgctggggaaaaaaaacataaacccCACCGGGCGGAAGCAAACGCTTTGCTGTGCTGGGATGAGATTGGACGTGACAACAGAGGATTTCTCCCCTCACAATGTAGGCACAGAACATAATCATGTCAGTGAAAGTATGatgcagttaaataaataagtcCTGGAGGATGTGCTACAAAGGGAGCAGTCCCTTTTGTTGTCCTCTGTACAGCCACTGTGGCCTGGAAACTAATGCAGCCTTACAATCTGTGCTGTGTGGAGGCATGGGCTCCTAATTGCCAGGCCgaagacaaaaacatgtgaaaggAGTCGAAGTTGCAAACTGAATCGcaacttcaaattaagagcTTGTGTTGTTTCTCAGTGTAGCAGCGCTTTGCCCTTGTAGACACTAACTGAGCCACAGCAGCTATTCAGGGTGCAATAAAGTGAACCAGAATGGAGAGCACATACATCCACCAACCCCCAACAGTCCCTTCATTAAACCACGTTCAAATTCACTTGATCccgtttttttatttggatttgaaaCAAATTGCACTCACTCctaaatacccccccccccccccttaacatgtctgatttttttcatcaagatccatgaattattttctaagAAATCAACGGAtatgttggaaaatgtcctttgCCGATGCTCTAAACTAAAATCATTAATATAAAAAGGGGTTTAAAATTGATTTAGATGATAGAGAAAGAAAGTTTCACAAACAGTTATATCTCACTGTCATTCTGAGACAGAAAAGGCGCCcattacaaaaaacaaactgcactGACTTTTAAAGGATCTCCATGTCT
Proteins encoded in this window:
- the rtn1a gene encoding reticulon-1a isoform X1, producing the protein MSALPGEELGPEGKWLGDEYERNGLFGNTATRFDEPRGEAKARGGDSATDDPAQQFHPRHQDYGTRPPVAMETASTDDPMSGLFRKPMNDDGDVYTSLLSNQSIVSSRESSYLSEDLKPSKSSTGSSALNDFSSDTYSFSSNTKMTSDLVDDFPNSLMGSDKTESYNYMDISHGDERHEQHQVPPHSLVDTSLPGRDLLGSYMDNYPGGDEDEEDEEDEEEEGKLGPALGSQSFPYVEEHSDEELSDYRSYRNLGGTPQTASPVKITLTESQPPAEPQQRPPAVSVSERENVLSVGLQGVPTVTLSEPEDESPASTPNASPTQKEFSSHDMFKADAVKPAASKSSPGIKAGNREPDGSSAESGDSEIELVSEEPPKASGNPFAQPPKSKGAFSQPNNPFDNPPVAKGGFGLAGNHAPPTAYSILREEREAELDSDLFIESASEESPKREQGISGPKQGVTPASPLVPSTVPPHSAAEAVPAESLVTEKVKTQMKSDEDRSSKPKPPTAAVPPEVRLEKPVQDDMHKRTTEGKEDQEKPGASVFPVRFNKQKAIDLLYWRNVKQSGAVFSSVLLLLFSLTQFSVVSVGAYLALAALSATVSFRIYKSVLQAVQKTDEGHPFKGYLEIEIALSQDQISKYADKILLYTNTCMKELRRLFLVQDLVDSLKFAVLMWLLTYVGALFNGLTLLILAVVSMFTMPVVYEKHQAQIDQYVGLIRTQVNSVVGKIQAKIPGAKRKEE